In one Chitinophaga sancti genomic region, the following are encoded:
- a CDS encoding GNAT family N-acetyltransferase codes for MPTIRTIEQRDNSALAKIIRNIFIEFDAPKVGTVYDDPNTDRLYEVFQHPKSTYYLAEENREVLGGCGLYPTEGLPEGCAELVKFYLSPAARGKGLGKILMERAIAAAPGLGYKQVYLETFDQLATAVGMYEKAGFRKLEQPMGNSGHYNTTLWMIMDVK; via the coding sequence ATGCCCACGATCAGAACAATTGAACAAAGAGACAACAGCGCACTGGCAAAAATTATCAGGAACATTTTCATTGAATTCGATGCGCCAAAGGTTGGAACTGTGTATGATGATCCGAATACAGATCGCTTGTATGAAGTATTCCAGCATCCCAAAAGTACTTATTACCTCGCAGAGGAAAACAGGGAAGTGCTGGGAGGATGCGGCCTTTACCCCACCGAAGGATTACCTGAGGGATGCGCAGAACTAGTGAAGTTTTATCTTTCACCGGCGGCAAGAGGAAAGGGATTAGGAAAAATTTTAATGGAGCGGGCGATTGCCGCAGCGCCAGGATTAGGATATAAACAGGTGTACCTGGAAACGTTTGATCAGTTGGCTACAGCCGTGGGAATGTATGAGAAAGCAGGCTTCAGGAAACTGGAGCAGCCAATGGGAAATTCAGGACATTATAATACCACCTTGTGGATGATTATGGATGTGAAATAA
- a CDS encoding S8 family serine peptidase — MAKSKSKTGNYILLPVTETQTTADTNPKVENFLTAVLEPAVSREALSLKTRGPEKSAKKIPVKVIDSIQDNGAKLVQLSQEELAEFRFSYPGLRIIKEKFYKKAQVFRESIQQKAKKTKTTKKLDLTVTDTDGHPIAGIYIVVFTDFENKIGDSGNTNAKGKLSLTLASKNIERIYVYPEHTYWGYYKTKFAATSLNIKLPKIDTGYTDSLRHFYDTPQWPKIKEKIRIGIIDTGVGPHKDLVVSGGLNCVANEDPADFKDNGEGHGTHVAGIVSAYGGVYGLAAGVEIYSYRVFPKHANASNFYIMKALAQAIQDNCDIINMSLGESEPDEGISSYIKQAYNAGILCFCANGNDDREPVSFPANYSLSVAVSAMGRKKTFPKNAVQTGIVKSPYGTDKANFIADFSNIGVETDLTAPGVGIISTFPDDLYAIMDGTSMACPAAVGMAARVLSGAPEILALPRASARADEMLKYLSAKIRSLGFGANYEGKGMLLEDK, encoded by the coding sequence ATGGCAAAGAGCAAATCAAAGACTGGTAATTATATCTTACTGCCCGTTACAGAAACTCAGACCACTGCCGACACCAATCCTAAAGTTGAAAACTTTCTCACAGCGGTATTAGAACCCGCGGTAAGCAGGGAAGCCCTTAGCCTGAAAACCCGTGGACCTGAAAAGTCTGCAAAGAAGATTCCCGTGAAAGTTATCGACTCCATTCAGGATAATGGTGCCAAGCTGGTACAATTGAGCCAGGAAGAACTGGCAGAATTTCGTTTTTCCTATCCGGGCTTGCGTATTATCAAAGAGAAATTTTATAAGAAAGCACAGGTATTCCGGGAATCTATCCAGCAGAAAGCTAAGAAGACGAAGACAACAAAAAAACTGGATCTGACAGTTACCGATACAGATGGGCACCCCATAGCAGGTATTTACATCGTGGTCTTTACTGATTTTGAAAACAAGATAGGGGATTCCGGAAATACCAATGCAAAGGGAAAGCTTTCCCTTACACTCGCCTCTAAGAATATAGAGCGGATCTATGTATATCCTGAGCATACGTATTGGGGATATTATAAAACAAAATTTGCTGCCACCAGTCTTAACATTAAACTCCCAAAAATAGATACAGGGTATACAGATTCCCTGCGTCATTTTTATGATACGCCACAGTGGCCTAAAATTAAAGAGAAGATCCGCATCGGGATTATAGATACAGGTGTAGGGCCGCACAAAGACCTGGTAGTAAGTGGTGGTTTGAATTGTGTGGCGAATGAAGATCCCGCTGATTTCAAGGATAATGGAGAGGGGCATGGTACCCATGTGGCAGGTATTGTCAGTGCCTATGGAGGTGTGTATGGACTGGCTGCTGGTGTAGAGATATATAGCTACCGGGTATTTCCGAAGCATGCCAACGCCTCCAACTTTTATATCATGAAAGCGCTGGCACAGGCCATACAGGACAATTGTGACATCATCAATATGAGCCTCGGTGAATCAGAACCAGATGAAGGTATCAGTAGTTATATCAAGCAGGCATATAATGCGGGGATACTCTGTTTCTGCGCGAATGGAAATGATGACAGGGAGCCGGTGAGTTTCCCGGCTAATTACAGTTTGTCAGTAGCAGTATCAGCGATGGGGCGTAAAAAAACTTTTCCTAAAAACGCTGTACAAACAGGCATTGTAAAGTCTCCTTATGGTACGGATAAAGCGAATTTTATAGCTGACTTTTCCAATATTGGTGTGGAAACAGATCTGACTGCTCCTGGTGTTGGAATTATTTCTACCTTTCCTGACGATTTATACGCGATTATGGATGGTACCAGTATGGCGTGTCCTGCAGCAGTAGGGATGGCAGCACGGGTATTGTCTGGGGCTCCTGAGATCCTGGCTTTACCGAGGGCTTCCGCAAGAGCGGATGAAATGCTGAAGTATTTGTCAGCGAAGATCAGGTCTCTTGGATTTGGTGCCAATTATGAAGGGAAAGGGATGTTACTGGAGGATAAATAA
- a CDS encoding helix-turn-helix transcriptional regulator translates to MKYPEYFPLQEFKHKEADLPFEIHPFRWDDESVRAHNALPHRQNFIEIIWVTKGHSTLIVDMQKHEMPANSVYCVTAGQIHQLTGNDHTEGYIYQFTEDFLYMGEHEFDLMYHSGLFQAFSRSAGIEVDSRIAVEMEEITMKMMREADNLYLLRTELMRRYLKIFLIYLTRQLRGTLQTTIQTRNIELVEKFKNMVEAMFKSKKKVADFARELSVTPNYLNEIVKKITGYPASHHIRQRVVLEAKRQAAYSDVCMKEVAWNLGFSDIAHFSKFFKNSTGTNFSDFKKECLVFSSTTNDI, encoded by the coding sequence ATGAAGTATCCTGAATATTTCCCTTTGCAGGAATTTAAACACAAGGAAGCAGATCTTCCTTTTGAGATTCATCCCTTCCGGTGGGATGATGAATCTGTCAGAGCGCACAATGCCCTTCCTCACCGACAAAACTTTATTGAGATCATCTGGGTAACCAAAGGACACAGCACCCTGATTGTAGATATGCAGAAACATGAAATGCCTGCAAACAGCGTATACTGTGTAACTGCCGGGCAAATCCATCAGCTGACCGGGAATGACCACACAGAAGGATACATTTATCAGTTTACGGAAGACTTCCTGTATATGGGGGAGCATGAGTTTGATCTGATGTATCATTCGGGCTTGTTTCAGGCATTTTCACGATCGGCAGGCATAGAAGTTGACAGCCGGATAGCGGTGGAAATGGAAGAGATCACAATGAAGATGATGCGGGAAGCGGATAATTTGTATTTATTGCGCACGGAATTGATGCGAAGGTATTTGAAAATCTTTTTGATCTACCTGACAAGGCAGTTGAGAGGTACCTTGCAAACGACCATCCAGACGAGGAATATTGAATTGGTGGAGAAGTTTAAGAATATGGTGGAGGCCATGTTTAAGAGTAAGAAAAAGGTGGCAGATTTTGCGAGAGAGTTGTCGGTGACCCCCAATTACCTGAATGAGATTGTGAAGAAGATCACGGGATATCCGGCCAGTCATCATATCAGGCAAAGGGTGGTATTGGAGGCGAAGCGGCAGGCAGCCTATTCAGATGTATGTATGAAAGAAGTAGCGTGGAACCTGGGGTTTTCTGATATTGCGCATTTTAGTAAGTTTTTTAAGAATTCAACGGGTACGAATTTTTCTGATTTTAAGAAAGAGTGTTTGGTCTTTTCATCCACAACCAATGATATTTAG
- a CDS encoding GNAT family N-acetyltransferase, translating to MNTSYRLARLMDAEELTIMSMELYTEISSRKDFTDNKIVATLRFYEQHSNMGEVLMIECDGNLAGYSIIFRFWSHEYGGLMLGVDELYIKKKYRRLGTAKQFIDLLIAAERGYPLFAGIELEAHFSNTLANKLFASLGIPQNDNAHYIKLFKK from the coding sequence ATGAATACTTCATATAGGTTAGCGCGGCTGATGGATGCTGAAGAACTCACCATAATGTCCATGGAACTATACACCGAAATTAGCAGCCGCAAAGACTTTACGGACAATAAGATTGTGGCTACGCTGCGGTTCTATGAACAGCATAGCAATATGGGAGAAGTATTGATGATTGAATGTGATGGTAACCTGGCGGGGTATTCTATTATTTTTAGATTCTGGAGTCACGAATATGGAGGGCTGATGCTTGGGGTGGATGAATTGTATATCAAGAAAAAATACCGCAGATTAGGAACGGCAAAGCAGTTTATCGATCTGTTGATTGCTGCAGAACGTGGCTATCCCCTATTTGCGGGTATTGAACTGGAAGCGCATTTTAGTAATACGCTTGCTAATAAGTTATTTGCCTCTTTGGGTATTCCTCAGAATGATAATGCCCATTATATAAAGCTGTTTAAAAAATAA
- a CDS encoding RICIN domain-containing protein — protein MKSLFCTLAIIFATVTTYAQTIKGTYAIKNVSSGMVLRIKDANTANGTPIVPYSPVNWKCVTWDFKNIEGQAYQLKNLFSGKTLQAKTAAAEGVSLEEQPIAGQQYEFLPGEKNSYLIRVKGTELYITQGEDNIVLTGKKKDNKSQSWTLVEQHPTM, from the coding sequence ATGAAAAGCTTATTCTGTACACTGGCTATCATTTTCGCCACTGTCACCACGTATGCTCAGACCATCAAAGGAACTTATGCCATCAAGAACGTATCCTCCGGCATGGTACTCCGCATCAAAGATGCAAACACTGCCAATGGAACTCCCATCGTTCCTTATTCTCCTGTTAACTGGAAATGTGTAACCTGGGATTTTAAGAATATTGAAGGCCAGGCTTACCAGTTGAAAAATCTCTTCTCAGGAAAAACCTTGCAAGCTAAAACAGCGGCGGCCGAAGGGGTATCACTGGAAGAACAACCTATAGCTGGCCAGCAATATGAATTCCTGCCCGGAGAGAAGAACAGTTACCTGATCAGGGTGAAAGGAACAGAGCTGTATATTACGCAGGGAGAAGATAATATCGTGTTGACCGGAAAGAAGAAGGATAACAAATCACAATCCTGGACATTGGTAGAACAACATCCCACGATGTAA
- a CDS encoding efflux transporter outer membrane subunit — protein sequence MTKNYISVLIVFIAISTIVAACRVGRDYKQPALVLPQQFDDKAPSDTSIAAVPWKEFFADTTLQRLISAGLNGNYDLQLAVKRIEEADAYVKAAKVAWLPTATLNVAANTTNPSNNSLNGTSLKTFLGTDHIEDYSLNAAVSWEIDVWGKIRRQKEAALASYLESYEGAHAVQTTLVSDIANAYYNLLMLDAQLQIAKNSLSLSDTIVQMIRLQKTAGEVTELGVQQAIAQQQTAALLVPQLEQAQAIQENTLRILTGELPGSVARSQRLGTNLMRESLPVGIPANMISKRPDVRAGEMALVAANAKVGVAQGSMYPALTITASGGLNAFKASDWFTLPASLFGVAGASLTQPLFQHRQLKTQLEVAKVQREEAVIRFRQLALEAVGEVSNSLVKLDKLKSQQTIASQQVQTTQLATRHAQLLFRSGMANYLEVITAQGKSLQAELTQADITRQQLSAGVELYRSLGGGWQ from the coding sequence ATGACTAAAAATTATATAAGTGTCTTAATCGTCTTCATTGCTATAAGTACAATAGTGGCAGCATGCCGGGTGGGCCGTGACTACAAACAGCCCGCCCTGGTACTGCCGCAGCAATTCGACGACAAAGCCCCTTCGGATACCAGCATAGCTGCGGTGCCATGGAAGGAATTCTTTGCAGATACGACCTTACAAAGACTCATCAGCGCAGGGCTGAATGGTAACTATGATTTGCAGTTGGCCGTGAAGCGGATAGAAGAAGCGGATGCTTACGTGAAAGCAGCAAAGGTAGCATGGTTACCAACCGCTACCCTGAATGTGGCAGCAAATACAACGAATCCTTCAAATAACAGTTTGAACGGAACCAGTTTAAAAACATTCCTGGGTACAGATCATATCGAAGATTATTCACTGAATGCTGCAGTATCCTGGGAAATAGATGTGTGGGGCAAGATCAGGAGACAAAAAGAAGCTGCACTGGCCAGCTACCTGGAAAGCTACGAAGGAGCACATGCTGTGCAAACAACCCTCGTATCAGATATTGCCAATGCATACTATAACCTGCTGATGCTGGATGCGCAATTGCAAATAGCCAAAAACAGTCTCTCACTCAGTGATACCATTGTTCAAATGATCCGCCTGCAAAAAACTGCGGGAGAGGTGACCGAACTGGGTGTACAACAGGCCATAGCACAGCAACAAACAGCCGCATTGCTGGTTCCTCAATTAGAACAGGCACAGGCAATACAGGAGAATACATTGCGGATCCTCACTGGTGAATTACCGGGTAGCGTAGCCCGTAGTCAGCGACTGGGCACAAATTTGATGCGCGAATCACTGCCGGTGGGTATTCCTGCTAATATGATCAGCAAGCGTCCGGATGTAAGAGCAGGAGAAATGGCACTGGTAGCCGCAAATGCAAAAGTAGGCGTAGCACAGGGTAGTATGTATCCCGCATTGACGATCACGGCTTCCGGAGGTTTGAATGCATTCAAAGCAAGTGATTGGTTTACGCTGCCAGCTTCATTATTTGGAGTGGCAGGAGCCAGCCTTACACAACCATTGTTTCAGCACAGACAACTGAAAACTCAGTTGGAAGTAGCAAAAGTACAGCGGGAAGAAGCCGTAATCCGCTTCCGCCAGCTGGCCCTGGAGGCAGTAGGAGAAGTGAGCAATTCACTGGTGAAACTGGATAAACTGAAATCACAGCAAACGATTGCCTCACAGCAGGTACAGACAACGCAGCTGGCTACCCGTCATGCGCAATTATTATTCCGCAGTGGTATGGCTAACTACCTGGAAGTTATTACCGCACAGGGTAAATCTTTGCAGGCTGAGCTAACCCAGGCAGACATTACCCGGCAGCAGTTGAGTGCCGGGGTGGAATTGTACAGGAGCCTGGGCGGTGGATGGCAGTAG
- a CDS encoding efflux RND transporter permease subunit — protein sequence MLRRFIERPVLATVVSILLVLLGILSLFTLPVTQFPDIAPPCVAVTASYPGANAEVVARSVATPIEEAVNGVENMTYMTSTSNNDGSMTLSVYFKLGTDPDLAAVNVQNRVSKATSLLPSEVVSAGITTEKKQNSMIMVVNLMSNTSEYDEKFLQNYAKINIIPELQRITGVGQAMVFGAKDYSMRIWLHPDRLAANHLSPQDVLNSIHDQNVEAAPGRFGESSDRAFEYVLKYKGKLNQHEDYENMVLKANADGSLLRLKDVARVEFGSFTYSSDTKVNGKYGIGIAIYQTAGSNANDIQVAANALMKKASLQFPKGVEYFNIYSTKEYLDESIDQVKHTLLEAFILVFIVVFIFLQDFRSTLIPAIAVPVAIIGTFFFMQLFGFTINLLTLFALVLAIGIVVDDAIVVVEAVHAKMERINMSPRNATITSMQEISGAIISITLVMAAVFVPVGFMQGPAGVFYRQFAFTLAIAILISALNALTLSPALCALLLKNTHHGDEHQPKHVAAGFGSRFFNAFNTGFNAVTAKYINSLRFLVRRKWIAIGGLALITAVTVYLVRRTPTGFIPTEDNGFVVYSVSMPPGASLQRTREVVGKVEKIMHDFQSVHSYLSVSGFNIITNSSSSASGVGFVKLKPFEERGQVKDLKSVMGMMQGALAGIPEANIFMFNMPTVPGFSNVDGFEVILQDRAGGPMDKLANTTYGFIGELMKRKEIAFAFTTFNAGNPQYSVQIDDSKAKQLGIKVADILQTLQVFYGSTFASDFNRFGKYYRVIVQADVPARAEPSSLDEVYVKNESGEMVPMNTVVKLDRVYGPETVTRNNLFNAVTINGQPKPGYSSGDAIRAVEEVAAQYLPRGYSYEWVGMTKEEIAAGGQAGIIFLLCLIFVYFLLSAQYESYILPFSVILSIPLGIFGVFAFINLAGIDNNIYVQVGLIMLIGLLAKNAILIVEYAVQRRKGGMGLLASALEAAKLRLRPILMTSFAFIAGLTPLMRATGSSAQGNRSISFGAAGGMLTGVLLGIFVIPVLFIIFQYIQERITGKPVRQEDMETAAEY from the coding sequence ATGTTAAGAAGATTTATAGAAAGGCCTGTACTGGCTACGGTGGTCTCCATCCTGCTGGTACTGTTGGGGATCTTATCGCTGTTTACATTGCCGGTTACTCAGTTTCCGGACATCGCGCCTCCCTGCGTAGCCGTTACCGCGTCCTATCCTGGAGCAAATGCCGAAGTGGTAGCCCGTTCCGTAGCAACTCCAATCGAAGAAGCCGTGAACGGTGTAGAGAACATGACTTACATGACCTCTACTTCAAATAATGATGGTTCCATGACCCTCAGCGTATACTTCAAACTTGGCACTGATCCTGATCTGGCGGCTGTAAACGTACAGAACCGTGTATCAAAAGCAACTTCCCTGCTGCCATCAGAAGTTGTAAGCGCAGGTATCACCACAGAGAAGAAACAGAACAGTATGATCATGGTGGTGAACCTGATGAGTAATACATCAGAATATGATGAAAAATTCCTGCAAAACTATGCAAAGATCAACATCATTCCTGAATTACAGCGTATTACCGGCGTAGGTCAGGCTATGGTATTCGGTGCGAAGGATTACTCTATGCGTATCTGGCTGCATCCTGACCGTCTGGCAGCTAACCACCTCTCTCCACAGGATGTACTGAATTCCATTCATGACCAAAACGTGGAAGCAGCACCAGGTCGGTTTGGCGAAAGCAGCGACAGGGCATTTGAATATGTATTAAAATATAAAGGAAAGCTGAATCAGCACGAAGACTATGAAAATATGGTGCTGAAAGCAAATGCAGACGGTTCTTTGCTGCGCCTGAAAGATGTGGCCAGGGTGGAGTTTGGTTCCTTTACATATAGCAGCGACACTAAGGTGAATGGGAAATACGGTATTGGTATAGCTATCTATCAGACTGCAGGTTCAAACGCAAATGATATACAGGTAGCTGCCAATGCCCTGATGAAGAAGGCATCCCTGCAATTCCCCAAAGGCGTAGAATATTTTAATATCTACAGCACCAAGGAATATCTGGATGAATCTATCGATCAGGTTAAACATACCCTGCTGGAAGCATTTATACTGGTATTTATCGTTGTATTCATATTCTTACAGGATTTCCGTTCTACCCTGATTCCTGCTATCGCAGTACCGGTAGCGATCATCGGTACCTTCTTTTTTATGCAGCTGTTTGGTTTTACCATCAACCTGCTCACCCTTTTCGCACTGGTACTGGCTATTGGTATCGTGGTGGATGATGCCATCGTCGTCGTCGAGGCCGTGCACGCAAAAATGGAGCGAATTAATATGTCGCCTCGCAATGCAACTATTACCAGTATGCAGGAAATATCAGGTGCAATCATCTCCATCACCCTCGTCATGGCAGCGGTATTTGTACCGGTTGGTTTTATGCAGGGACCTGCAGGTGTGTTCTACCGCCAGTTCGCCTTTACACTAGCCATCGCTATCCTGATCTCTGCATTGAACGCATTGACCCTTAGCCCTGCACTTTGTGCCCTGTTATTGAAAAATACGCACCATGGAGACGAGCATCAACCAAAGCATGTTGCTGCGGGTTTTGGTAGCCGTTTCTTCAATGCATTCAATACCGGTTTCAATGCAGTTACTGCAAAATATATAAATAGTCTCCGTTTCCTCGTAAGACGTAAATGGATCGCAATTGGTGGTTTGGCATTGATCACCGCCGTAACCGTATACTTAGTAAGACGTACACCTACCGGATTTATTCCGACAGAAGACAATGGTTTCGTAGTATACTCCGTGAGCATGCCTCCCGGTGCTTCACTACAGCGCACCAGAGAGGTAGTGGGTAAGGTGGAGAAAATTATGCACGACTTCCAGTCAGTACACTCTTACCTGAGCGTATCTGGTTTTAACATCATTACGAACTCCAGCAGTTCCGCATCCGGTGTTGGTTTCGTAAAACTCAAACCATTTGAAGAGCGGGGACAGGTGAAAGACCTGAAATCTGTAATGGGTATGATGCAAGGTGCACTGGCAGGTATTCCCGAAGCAAATATCTTTATGTTTAACATGCCGACAGTGCCTGGTTTCAGTAACGTAGATGGTTTTGAGGTGATCCTGCAGGACCGCGCAGGTGGTCCGATGGACAAACTGGCTAACACAACTTACGGTTTTATTGGAGAACTGATGAAACGTAAGGAAATTGCTTTTGCCTTTACAACGTTTAATGCCGGTAACCCACAATACAGTGTACAGATCGATGATAGCAAGGCGAAACAACTGGGAATAAAAGTAGCCGACATTTTGCAAACATTGCAGGTATTTTATGGTAGCACTTTTGCGTCTGACTTCAACCGGTTCGGTAAATACTACAGGGTGATTGTTCAGGCGGATGTTCCTGCACGTGCAGAACCTTCTTCGCTGGATGAAGTATATGTAAAGAACGAATCAGGCGAAATGGTACCAATGAACACGGTCGTGAAGCTGGATAGAGTATATGGCCCCGAAACCGTGACACGTAATAACCTCTTTAATGCAGTGACCATCAATGGTCAGCCGAAACCAGGCTATAGCTCTGGCGATGCGATCAGGGCTGTGGAAGAAGTAGCAGCACAATACCTGCCAAGAGGATACTCTTATGAGTGGGTGGGTATGACGAAAGAAGAAATTGCAGCCGGTGGCCAGGCAGGTATCATTTTCCTCCTGTGTCTGATCTTCGTATACTTCCTGCTGTCAGCACAGTATGAGAGTTACATCCTGCCATTCTCCGTGATTCTTTCTATTCCGCTGGGTATCTTCGGTGTATTTGCCTTTATTAACCTGGCAGGTATAGACAACAATATCTATGTGCAGGTAGGCCTGATCATGCTGATTGGTTTGCTGGCTAAGAACGCCATCCTGATCGTGGAATATGCTGTACAGCGGCGTAAGGGAGGCATGGGCTTACTGGCCTCTGCACTGGAGGCGGCGAAATTACGTCTGCGTCCGATCCTCATGACATCCTTTGCATTCATCGCCGGTTTGACACCACTCATGAGAGCAACAGGGTCATCTGCACAGGGTAACCGTTCTATCAGTTTCGGAGCAGCCGGAGGTATGTTAACTGGTGTATTGCTGGGCATCTTTGTGATACCGGTGCTGTTCATTATTTTCCAATACATACAGGAACGCATCACTGGCAAACCTGTAAGGCAGGAAGACATGGAAACAGCAGCAGAGTATTAA
- a CDS encoding efflux RND transporter periplasmic adaptor subunit: MNHLFLLQQAHKKHGPAGLLYSIIIVAFLSSCASSTAKPENAGQPAAVLPVLKVAAVPATTFREYNATVEGKVNVEIRPQVDGYLDKIFVDEGAYVKAGQPLFRINDRTYQEQLSNASALLLAAQANEEKALVEVNRLTPLVQNNVVSDVQLKTATAAYQAAKASVAQAQANVGNARINVGYTLITAPVNGYIGRIPFKTGSLVGRGETQPLTLLSDVNEVYAYFSMSEIDFLKFKNKIAGNTIADKVKQLPAVDLVLPDNSIYTEKGHVETMEGQFDKTMGAVSFRASFPNGAGLLRSGNTGKVRIPEQLSAALLVPQEATFELQDKIFVFTVGDSNKVASKPITISGKNGAYYFVEKGLQAGESIVYAGLGRLQDGAVITPQPMSMDSLLKVKPL, translated from the coding sequence ATGAATCACTTATTCTTATTACAACAAGCACACAAAAAACACGGACCAGCTGGTCTTCTTTATAGTATCATCATTGTTGCGTTCCTTTCATCATGTGCCTCATCTACTGCAAAGCCAGAGAATGCAGGCCAGCCGGCAGCCGTACTGCCAGTGTTGAAAGTAGCTGCCGTTCCTGCTACTACCTTCCGCGAATACAACGCGACTGTAGAAGGAAAGGTAAACGTTGAAATCCGCCCACAGGTGGATGGATACCTCGACAAAATTTTTGTAGATGAAGGTGCTTATGTAAAAGCAGGACAACCTTTATTCCGCATCAATGACCGTACTTATCAGGAACAACTGAGTAATGCATCTGCCCTCTTATTAGCCGCTCAGGCCAATGAAGAGAAAGCATTGGTAGAAGTAAACCGCCTGACACCGCTTGTACAAAACAACGTGGTATCGGATGTACAACTGAAAACTGCCACTGCTGCATACCAGGCTGCAAAAGCCAGCGTAGCACAGGCACAAGCCAATGTAGGCAATGCGCGTATCAATGTAGGATATACCCTGATCACCGCTCCTGTCAATGGTTACATCGGTCGTATTCCTTTCAAAACCGGTAGCCTGGTAGGTCGTGGAGAAACACAGCCACTTACATTATTATCAGATGTAAATGAAGTGTATGCATATTTCTCTATGAGTGAAATCGACTTCCTCAAATTCAAAAATAAAATAGCGGGTAACACGATCGCCGACAAAGTGAAACAATTGCCTGCCGTTGACCTGGTACTGCCTGACAATAGCATCTATACAGAAAAAGGTCATGTTGAAACAATGGAAGGCCAGTTCGACAAAACAATGGGTGCTGTAAGCTTTCGCGCTTCTTTCCCGAATGGCGCAGGCCTGCTTCGCTCCGGTAATACCGGTAAGGTGCGTATTCCTGAACAACTCTCAGCAGCATTACTGGTGCCACAGGAAGCAACATTTGAACTGCAGGACAAAATATTCGTATTCACTGTAGGTGATAGCAATAAGGTAGCCAGCAAGCCAATAACAATCTCTGGTAAAAATGGTGCTTACTACTTTGTAGAAAAAGGATTGCAGGCTGGCGAGAGCATTGTATATGCAGGATTAGGCAGACTACAGGATGGAGCCGTGATCACACCTCAGCCCATGAGTATGGATAGCCTGCTGAAGGTAAAGCCATTGTAA
- a CDS encoding helix-turn-helix domain-containing protein, with amino-acid sequence MKTNVVIPVYNVDDCADVQNPLKGFFINRTTYLVQPEDLKEPHRRKHFSITLVLSGETTQYIDFEKYTVKGPAVVMLYPDQVHQHTGDSLCEVVNIIFSQEFLVNETGLGSPICWGCVCGTPVIELTDAQLKDLMGFARLMLKEMESIQPLRDLIIRNMLHSLIAAISRLPQRDIAAMQTDTLPNRIVRQFDELSDVHYKDKTQVAHYADMLYVTPGHLNDTIKAVLGKTAKQIIDEKRIMEAKRLLFYGEHTIKEIAWELKFEDDGYFNRFFKKHTGYTPATFQKSIREKYN; translated from the coding sequence ATGAAGACTAATGTAGTCATACCAGTTTATAATGTTGACGACTGCGCTGATGTACAAAATCCACTAAAAGGATTTTTTATCAACCGTACTACCTACCTGGTACAACCAGAAGATCTGAAAGAACCACACCGCCGTAAGCATTTCAGCATTACGCTTGTGCTGTCAGGTGAAACAACACAATATATCGACTTTGAAAAGTACACTGTCAAAGGCCCTGCAGTCGTGATGTTATATCCCGATCAGGTACATCAGCATACCGGAGATAGTTTATGCGAGGTCGTTAATATTATTTTTTCACAGGAATTCCTGGTGAATGAAACCGGATTAGGTAGCCCTATTTGCTGGGGCTGCGTATGCGGTACGCCTGTGATTGAGCTGACAGACGCACAACTGAAAGACCTTATGGGATTCGCACGGCTCATGCTGAAAGAAATGGAATCTATTCAACCTTTGCGTGACCTGATTATCCGGAATATGCTTCATTCACTGATTGCTGCTATATCCCGCTTACCACAGCGTGATATTGCTGCGATGCAAACGGATACGCTGCCAAACCGTATTGTGCGCCAGTTCGACGAGTTGTCTGATGTACATTATAAGGATAAAACGCAGGTAGCGCACTATGCAGATATGTTGTATGTAACACCAGGTCATCTGAACGATACAATTAAAGCAGTGCTGGGAAAAACCGCTAAGCAAATTATTGACGAAAAAAGGATCATGGAAGCGAAGCGATTACTTTTTTACGGAGAACATACAATCAAGGAAATCGCGTGGGAGCTTAAGTTTGAGGATGATGGATATTTCAATCGTTTCTTTAAAAAGCATACAGGATATACACCTGCTACCTTCCAAAAGAGTATCCGGGAAAAGTACAATTAA